In Hyla sarda isolate aHylSar1 chromosome 9, aHylSar1.hap1, whole genome shotgun sequence, the following proteins share a genomic window:
- the ZBTB43 gene encoding zinc finger and BTB domain-containing protein 43: MEPGINLFRVEFPDFSNTILQKLNQQRQLGQLCDISIVVQGHLFRAHKAVLAASSPYFCDQVLLKNSRRVVLPDVMNPRVFENILLSSYTGRLALPPHEIVSYLTAASFLQMWHVVDKCTELLEGNPTLLCQKSSLSNDHQSPSSSNYNGLGESFELGTCAQSEFRKGEEIRGGENEEDSPKDDELSSQLTEHEYLPSNSSTEHDQLSTEMTSQDGEEGASDSADYHYSRPLYIKPSIMSHKRWVHVKPERFDQECEGVEMNPPFEDHVSESINLAQTDPPIQSSGVVDSFDFCNKKSVEPEGHGSSSNNNNRYDDHVDFYGASMEEFTGEREEHLEGHGTENTSEGFGEGLDISTGIKEETSSSGFTAVVYKLYPCQCGKSFTHKSQRDRHMSMHLGLRPYGCGVCGKKFKMKHHLVGHMKIHTGIKPYECNICGKRFMWRDSFHRHVTSCTKSYHASKGEPAQAES, encoded by the coding sequence ATGGAGCCTGGAATTAACCTTTTCCGTGTAGAATTTCCAGATTTTTCAAATACCATCCTTCAGAAGCTGAACCAGCAGCGCCAATTGGGACAGTTATGTGACATTTCCATTGTGGTACAAGGTCACCTCTTCCGAGCCCACAAAGCCGTCTTGGCAGCCAGCTCCCCGTACTTTTGCGACCAGGTTTTGCTTAAAAACAGCAGAAGAGTGGTCCTTCCCGACGTCATGAATCCGAGGGTCTTTGAGAACATCCTGTTATCCTCCTACACCGGAAGGCTGGCGTTACCCCCTCATGAGATTGTGAGTTATCTGACGGCAGCAagtttcctccagatgtggcatgTCGTAGACAAGTGCACCGAGCTTCTGGAAGGTAACCCAACGCTTCTATGTCAGAAGTCCAGTCTGAGCAATGACCACCAGTCTCCCAGTAGCAGCAATTACAATGGCCTCGGCGAAAGCTTTGAGCTCGGAACATGTGCCCAGTCAGAGTTCAGGAAGGGCGAGGAGATACGAGGCGGCGAGAATGAAGAAGACAGTCCGAAAGATGACGAGCTGTCTTCTCAACTCACCGAACACGAGTACCTGCCCAGCAACTCCTCCACTGAGCACGACCAGCTGAGTACAGAGATGACCAGCCAAGATGGCGAAGAAGGTGCCAGCGACAGCGCCGATTACCACTACTCCCGTCCTCTGTACATCAAGCCGAGCATCATGTCTCACAAGCGTTGGGTCCACGTAAAGCCTGAAAGGTTTGACCAGGAATGTGAAGGTGTGGAGATGAACCCACCATTCGAGGACCATGTCTCAGAGTCCATCAACTTAGCCCAGACTGATCCTCCAATCCAGTCTTCAGGCGTTGTAGACAGTTTCGACTTCTGCAATAAAAAGTCAGTGGAGCCGGAAGGACACGGCAGCAGCAGTAACAACAACAACCGTTACGACGACCATGTGGATTTTTACGGGGCTTCTATGGAAGAGTTTACGGGAGAACGCGAGGAACATCTCGAGGGACATGGTACAGAAAACACCTCAGAAGGCTTCGGGGAAGGCTTGGACATTTCGACAGGTATTAAAGAAGAAACGTCATCCTCTGGCTTCACCGCAGTCGTCTACAAACTGTATCCGTGCCAGTGCGGCAAAAGCTTTACGCACAAGAGCCAGCGAGATAGACATATGAGCATGCACCTTGGCCTCCGACCTTACGGGTGTGGGGTCTGCGGCAAGAAGTTCAAAATGAAGCATCACTTGGTAGGCCACATGAAGATACATACGGGGATTAAACCCTACGAGTGCAATATATGTGGCAAGCGTTTTATGTGGCGAGACAGTTTTCACCGGCACGTAACCTCTTGTACCAAGTCCTACCATGCTTCAAAGGGAGAACCGGCCCAGGCCGAGAGCTAA